A window of Mucilaginibacter sp. PAMC 26640 contains these coding sequences:
- a CDS encoding penicillin acylase codes for MKIFKAAISLALTIALIWALQIPIAILPPLGKFLNPATGFWQNAESKNPTTDEDLKLKGLQAKVTIRFDENRIPHIFAQNDHDLYYAQGYLTARDRLWQMDIQTRSASGRLAEVVGDKALEVDRYHRRMGMVYGAENTLKGIMKDPVMRNVINAYTEGMNGYIHSLSPRDYPIEFKLLDYAPEEWKPINCAFLLKLMSETLAGGSNELAMTNVLNRFGAKVTNDLFPDYPMHESPIIPVGTKWDFKPLPVPVPPPAFKAQLMAGMKTRDRVEGIGSNNWAISGSKTATGYPILANDPHLDLTFPSIWYQVQLSAPGVNVYGASLPGAPCVVIGYNNKISWGVTNVDADILDWYQIKFKDAARNEYWYNNQWLKVTRRIEVIKRKGKADLADTVLYTRFGPVVYDNAGMAKGRDNIPVGNALKWVAHEESDEFKTFYLLNRGSNYADYRKALSYYSAPAQNFVFASADNDIAITPNGRLPLKYKDQGKFIMDGSDPANDWHGFIPFEQNPTVKNPPRGFVSSANQSATDPTYPYYINWQFAPYHRGKRINDRLGAMQKATADSMRILQTDTYSIRAQDILPTMLKYIDASKLDENQLAALKIVKQWDKNFDVKSEGASVFSTWWSRFYKATWRDNFSDSTLTLNFPSMDRTEALLLKEPNAAWFDNKRTPVKETAADLLSRTFNLTVDALLKQQGKPGNWQWGKVKKFEVRHLANLPGFGSGNFASGGTGSTVNALTDGHGPSWRMVVQLGPQVKGYGIIPGGQSGNPGSFFYDDMLQTWKDGKLNELLYLQSPTEKSTRIKSTLTLNR; via the coding sequence ATGAAGATCTTCAAGGCAGCTATTTCCCTTGCCCTAACCATTGCGCTGATTTGGGCATTGCAAATTCCTATCGCTATCCTGCCGCCGTTGGGCAAATTTTTAAACCCCGCAACCGGTTTTTGGCAAAATGCGGAAAGCAAGAACCCTACTACAGATGAAGACCTCAAACTTAAGGGCTTGCAGGCCAAAGTTACCATCCGGTTTGATGAGAACAGGATTCCGCACATTTTCGCGCAGAACGATCACGACTTGTATTATGCCCAGGGCTACCTCACTGCCCGCGACCGCCTATGGCAAATGGATATCCAAACCCGGAGTGCCTCCGGCAGATTAGCAGAGGTAGTTGGCGATAAAGCTTTAGAGGTTGACCGCTATCATCGCCGTATGGGCATGGTTTACGGTGCAGAAAATACCCTGAAAGGCATTATGAAAGACCCGGTGATGCGCAACGTGATCAATGCTTATACTGAGGGTATGAATGGCTATATCCACAGCCTATCTCCTCGTGATTACCCGATAGAGTTTAAACTGCTGGATTATGCGCCGGAGGAGTGGAAGCCTATCAATTGCGCGTTCCTGCTGAAGCTGATGTCGGAAACTTTGGCCGGTGGTTCTAATGAACTGGCGATGACGAACGTGCTGAACCGCTTTGGTGCAAAAGTAACCAATGATCTTTTTCCGGATTACCCCATGCACGAGAGCCCTATTATCCCCGTGGGCACCAAGTGGGATTTTAAACCCCTGCCTGTTCCGGTGCCGCCTCCTGCTTTTAAAGCGCAGCTGATGGCTGGCATGAAAACAAGGGATAGGGTAGAAGGTATTGGTAGTAATAATTGGGCCATCAGCGGCAGCAAAACGGCAACAGGTTATCCTATACTCGCCAATGATCCCCATCTCGATCTTACTTTCCCGTCCATCTGGTACCAGGTGCAATTGTCGGCACCCGGTGTAAACGTTTACGGTGCATCGCTTCCCGGCGCGCCTTGTGTGGTGATTGGCTACAACAACAAGATCAGCTGGGGCGTAACCAATGTAGATGCCGATATATTGGATTGGTACCAGATCAAGTTTAAAGATGCCGCCCGTAACGAATATTGGTACAATAACCAATGGCTAAAAGTTACCCGCCGCATAGAAGTTATCAAAAGAAAAGGTAAAGCAGACTTGGCTGATACCGTATTGTATACCCGTTTCGGCCCGGTGGTTTATGATAATGCCGGCATGGCTAAGGGCCGCGATAATATCCCCGTAGGCAATGCCCTTAAATGGGTGGCGCATGAGGAAAGCGACGAGTTTAAAACCTTTTACCTGCTCAACCGCGGCAGTAACTATGCCGATTACCGCAAGGCGTTAAGTTACTACAGCGCCCCGGCGCAGAACTTTGTTTTCGCTTCTGCGGATAACGATATCGCCATCACACCAAATGGCAGATTGCCATTGAAATACAAAGACCAGGGTAAATTCATCATGGATGGCAGCGACCCGGCTAACGACTGGCATGGCTTTATTCCTTTTGAGCAAAATCCCACAGTGAAAAATCCGCCGCGCGGATTTGTAAGTTCGGCCAACCAGTCCGCTACCGATCCAACTTATCCCTACTACATCAACTGGCAGTTTGCGCCGTACCATCGAGGTAAAAGAATTAACGACCGCCTCGGCGCGATGCAAAAAGCCACTGCCGATAGTATGCGTATTTTACAAACTGATACTTACAGCATCCGCGCACAGGATATTTTACCTACGATGCTAAAATATATAGATGCCAGTAAACTCGACGAAAACCAGCTGGCAGCACTAAAGATCGTTAAGCAATGGGATAAGAATTTTGATGTGAAGTCCGAAGGTGCGTCCGTTTTTTCCACCTGGTGGAGCCGCTTTTACAAAGCTACCTGGCGGGATAACTTTAGCGACTCTACACTTACGCTTAATTTCCCCAGTATGGATCGTACAGAAGCCCTGCTATTAAAAGAACCAAATGCTGCCTGGTTTGACAACAAGCGCACGCCGGTAAAGGAAACCGCTGCAGATCTATTGAGCCGTACCTTCAACCTCACTGTGGATGCCTTGCTAAAACAACAGGGTAAGCCGGGCAACTGGCAATGGGGGAAGGTTAAAAAGTTTGAAGTACGGCACTTAGCCAACCTGCCGGGTTTTGGCTCGGGCAATTTTGCCTCCGGCGGAACCGGATCTACCGTAAATGCGTTGACCGATGGTCATGGCCCGTCCTGGCGAATGGTGGTGCAATTAGGGCCACAGGTAAAAGGCTACGGTATTATTCCCGGCGGACAAAGCGGTAACCCGGGCAGCTTCTTTTACGACGATATGCTGCAAACCTGGAAAGACGGTAAACTAAACGAGTTGCTGTATCTGCAATCCCCAACGGAAAAATCAACCCGGATCAAATCAACCTTAACCCTAAATCGATAA
- a CDS encoding phosphoesterase: MRYFHVLIAAMLCLSFGACRQTPKIALKSDAEVLHENVDQLTQVIIYDVFTPPVASRIYGYTSLAAYEAMRHADPKYASIVNQLNGFKKMPEPAKGLKYNYALAATKAFFTVAHKITFSVDTLKKYEDKVFAMYQDNLDTATFSRSVDFGEKIGKAIMARAAVDNYPQTRGKPRFLGSNDNGQWRPTAPDYLDGVEYCWGTMHTFVLDSSAQFKLPPPPPYSEDKTSEYFKQNVEVYEQSKNLTEEQVQIARFWDDNPFVIQHNGHMMFVNKKITPGGHWIGITAIACKKTHASAVKTAQAYALTAIALFDAFICGWQVKYDTKYIRPVTVINDKIDQKWLPMLQTPPFPEYPSGHSDISAASAVILTHLFGDNFEYDDTSDLRYIGMQRHFKSFMKASDETSISRFYGGIHYRNSVDAGADQGRKIGDYIWNKLKLQN; the protein is encoded by the coding sequence ATGAGATACTTTCATGTACTAATTGCCGCTATGCTATGCCTTTCGTTCGGCGCTTGTCGGCAGACCCCTAAAATTGCATTAAAGAGTGATGCCGAAGTGTTGCATGAAAATGTTGACCAGCTAACCCAGGTGATCATTTATGATGTGTTTACTCCCCCGGTAGCCAGCCGCATCTATGGCTACACATCGCTTGCTGCCTACGAAGCCATGCGCCATGCCGATCCGAAATACGCTTCAATTGTAAACCAGTTAAACGGGTTCAAAAAAATGCCCGAGCCTGCAAAGGGCCTTAAATATAATTACGCGCTTGCCGCCACCAAAGCGTTTTTTACGGTGGCGCATAAGATTACCTTTTCGGTAGATACCCTGAAGAAGTACGAGGATAAAGTATTTGCCATGTACCAGGACAACCTGGATACGGCCACCTTTTCCCGATCGGTAGATTTTGGGGAGAAGATTGGGAAAGCAATTATGGCCCGCGCCGCGGTAGACAATTACCCGCAAACGCGTGGCAAACCCCGGTTTTTGGGTAGCAATGACAACGGGCAATGGCGCCCAACCGCGCCGGATTACCTGGATGGCGTAGAATACTGCTGGGGAACCATGCATACCTTTGTGCTGGATTCGTCCGCCCAGTTTAAGCTGCCGCCGCCGCCGCCGTATAGCGAAGATAAAACCAGCGAGTACTTTAAGCAAAATGTAGAAGTTTATGAGCAGAGCAAAAACCTTACAGAGGAGCAGGTGCAAATAGCGCGCTTTTGGGATGATAACCCTTTTGTGATACAGCATAACGGGCACATGATGTTTGTGAACAAAAAGATCACTCCCGGGGGCCACTGGATCGGCATCACCGCAATTGCCTGCAAGAAAACGCACGCTAGCGCTGTAAAAACGGCCCAAGCATATGCCTTAACTGCAATTGCCCTTTTTGATGCTTTTATTTGTGGCTGGCAGGTGAAGTACGATACCAAATACATTCGCCCGGTTACGGTTATCAATGATAAAATTGACCAGAAATGGTTACCCATGCTGCAAACGCCGCCTTTCCCTGAGTACCCTAGCGGGCATAGTGATATCAGTGCGGCCTCTGCGGTGATACTTACCCACCTGTTTGGTGACAATTTCGAATATGATGATACCAGCGACCTGCGTTATATCGGTATGCAGCGGCATTTTAAATCATTTATGAAAGCATCTGATGAAACGTCTATCAGTCGTTTTTATGGGGGCATCCATTACCGCAATAGTGTAGATGCAGGTGCTGATCAGGGCCGCAAAATCGGGGACTATATCTGGAATAAATTAAAGCTGCAAAACTAA
- a CDS encoding beta-phosphoglucomutase, with protein MSKIKACIFDLDGVIVDTAVYHYQAWKRLANELGFDFTEHQNEQLKGVSRMASLELILGWGNVTGTTQAEKEEMATRKNDWYTEMIGKMTPAEILPGAKEFVQSCRDAGIKTAIGSASKNTPTILEKLNLMPLFDAIIDGNSVTNPKPDPEVFLKGAAAVGVTPADCVVFEDAVAGIEAALNGGMKAVGIGSPDMLTKANIVVSGLDKFDLEMLEKL; from the coding sequence ATGAGTAAGATAAAAGCCTGCATTTTCGATCTCGACGGGGTAATAGTTGATACCGCCGTATATCATTATCAAGCCTGGAAACGCCTGGCCAATGAACTTGGGTTCGACTTTACCGAACACCAAAATGAACAATTAAAAGGCGTTAGCCGCATGGCTTCGCTGGAACTGATCCTGGGCTGGGGTAACGTAACCGGTACAACCCAGGCCGAAAAAGAAGAAATGGCTACCCGTAAAAACGATTGGTACACGGAGATGATCGGCAAGATGACCCCTGCGGAGATCCTGCCAGGCGCAAAGGAATTTGTGCAAAGCTGCCGAGATGCGGGGATTAAAACCGCTATCGGCTCGGCCAGCAAGAACACGCCGACTATTTTGGAGAAATTGAATCTGATGCCACTGTTTGATGCCATCATAGACGGCAATAGTGTCACCAACCCCAAGCCGGACCCTGAGGTATTTTTAAAAGGTGCAGCAGCCGTGGGCGTTACCCCTGCCGACTGTGTTGTATTTGAAGATGCCGTTGCCGGGATTGAGGCTGCATTAAACGGAGGGATGAAAGCCGTGGGTATTGGATCACCGGATATGCTTACCAAAGCCAATATTGTGGTAAGTGGTTTGGATAAATTTGACCTGGAGATGCTGGAGAAATTGTAA
- a CDS encoding RNA-binding protein — protein MRRAYFLLFLTLPCLLFSCKKSTLFQKIDSSHSGIKFNNLVTENDSINPLDKLNIYNGGGVGIGDFNNDGKQDIYFIGNQVYNKLYLNKGDMQFDDVTEAAGVGGKGGWGRGVAVVDINNDGLADIYVCNTLLNSPVKRMNLLYINQGADKNGVPHFKEEAKAYGLDINIHSTMASFFDYDNDGDLDMYLTVNEVQPNDNTSSFRPLTVDGSARSTGRLYRNEYDPALKHGVYKDVSKQSGVLIEGYGHATTTVDINRDGWKDIYVTNDFLPNNILYINNHDGTFTDRTREYFKHTATSAMGQDIEDINNDGLADVFELDMDPEDNYRKKMFVPGTAYQLYQNFDRYNYQYQYNHNTLQLNQGPRLGQNDSVGAPIFSEIAFYSGVAQTDWSWGPMITDFDNDGFRDIVITNGYPRDVTDHDFIAFRNESFAVATKKQVLEQIPVVKIPNYAFQNNGNLGFDDVTKSWGLDIPSFSNGAAYADLDNDGAVDMVINNIDDEAFLYRNTSRDQDKEANHYLQVKFAGNPQNKDGIGAWADIYYDHGKHQVYENTPFRGYLSTIQNSAHFGLGKVSGLDSVVIKWQNGRQQTLRNVKADQLLTVSIANAAQPYSFQSPKVNNGALFSEVTKSLGINYLHQSDDFIDFNIQKLIPHKFSEYTPAVAVGDVNGDGFDDMVIGGTAKYPAQLLLQQANGKFMQRNLLTAIASADRYKDEGLLLFDADGDGDLDLYAASGGYEDEPGSKSYQDRVYANDGKGDFTLQPNALPVNFTSKLCVKAVDYDKNGSLDLFVSGRVEPWNYPKPVSSFILRNDSKNGQIKFTDATPVAARGLNKIGLVCDATFTDYDNDGWPDLVITGEWMPVTFLKNDHGVFKNQTGNTGVADKLGWWNTIAGGDFDHDGDIDYIVGNTGTNTFYKASDKYPIYITAKDFDNNGSYDAIPSVFLKDKEGVLQEFPAQTRDDIIKQMISMRIKYQNYKSFAVSTMDSVLTPEMRKGAIRLKANMLGSVYLRNDGKGKFTMIPLPAEAQLSQLSGIVIDDFDGDGNLDVLLNGNDFGTEVTTGRYDAFNGLLLKGNGKGGFKPLSIMQSGIYIPGDGKALVKLRSAKGRYLIAATQYKDAMKVFELKRQVKTFKLLPADMFATIKYKNGTSAKQEFYNGQSFLSQSARFFNIDASMQSVTITDNVGHKRDIPLN, from the coding sequence ATGAGACGCGCTTACTTTCTGCTTTTTCTAACCTTACCCTGCTTGCTTTTCTCCTGTAAAAAATCCACGCTTTTCCAAAAGATCGACTCCTCTCACTCCGGTATCAAATTCAATAATTTGGTAACCGAAAACGATTCCATCAACCCCTTAGATAAATTGAATATCTATAATGGCGGCGGCGTAGGCATCGGCGATTTTAATAATGATGGCAAGCAGGATATTTATTTCATAGGCAACCAGGTATACAACAAGCTGTACCTCAACAAAGGCGACATGCAATTTGATGATGTTACCGAAGCTGCCGGTGTGGGTGGCAAAGGGGGCTGGGGCAGAGGCGTAGCAGTTGTAGATATCAATAACGACGGACTTGCAGATATTTACGTTTGCAATACGCTTTTAAACAGCCCGGTTAAGCGAATGAACCTGCTGTATATTAACCAGGGGGCTGATAAGAACGGCGTTCCGCATTTTAAAGAAGAGGCTAAAGCCTACGGGCTGGATATCAACATCCACTCTACCATGGCATCGTTTTTTGACTACGACAACGATGGGGATCTGGATATGTACCTAACGGTGAATGAAGTACAGCCGAATGATAATACCAGTTCTTTCCGGCCACTTACCGTTGACGGATCGGCGCGCAGTACAGGCCGGTTGTACCGTAACGAGTATGACCCTGCACTCAAACATGGCGTGTATAAGGATGTATCCAAACAATCAGGCGTATTGATTGAAGGCTACGGCCATGCTACCACCACCGTAGATATTAACCGCGACGGCTGGAAGGATATCTACGTGACGAATGATTTTTTACCCAATAATATTTTATACATCAATAACCACGACGGCACGTTTACCGACCGTACCCGGGAGTACTTTAAACATACCGCTACCAGCGCTATGGGGCAGGATATCGAAGACATTAATAATGATGGCCTTGCCGATGTTTTTGAGCTGGATATGGATCCGGAGGACAACTATCGCAAAAAGATGTTTGTACCGGGCACAGCCTACCAGCTTTACCAAAATTTTGATCGTTACAACTACCAGTATCAATATAATCATAACACCCTGCAACTGAACCAGGGCCCTCGTTTGGGCCAGAACGATTCTGTTGGAGCGCCTATCTTTAGCGAGATAGCCTTTTATAGCGGAGTTGCGCAAACCGATTGGAGCTGGGGGCCGATGATCACCGATTTTGATAATGATGGTTTCAGAGATATAGTAATTACCAACGGGTATCCACGCGATGTTACGGATCATGACTTCATCGCCTTCCGGAACGAGTCTTTTGCGGTGGCAACTAAAAAGCAGGTGCTGGAGCAGATCCCGGTTGTTAAAATACCCAATTACGCTTTTCAGAATAATGGCAACCTGGGCTTTGATGATGTTACCAAAAGCTGGGGGCTGGATATCCCGTCATTCTCAAACGGCGCCGCCTATGCCGACCTGGATAATGATGGCGCCGTGGATATGGTGATCAACAATATTGATGATGAGGCTTTTTTATACCGCAACACCTCGCGCGATCAGGATAAAGAGGCCAATCATTACCTGCAGGTAAAATTTGCAGGTAACCCGCAGAACAAAGATGGGATAGGTGCCTGGGCAGATATTTATTACGACCACGGCAAACACCAGGTATATGAGAATACGCCCTTCCGCGGCTACCTTAGTACCATTCAAAACAGTGCGCATTTTGGCCTGGGTAAAGTATCCGGGCTGGATTCTGTGGTGATCAAATGGCAAAATGGCCGCCAGCAAACCCTCAGAAATGTAAAAGCAGATCAACTGCTTACGGTCAGTATAGCAAATGCTGCGCAGCCCTATAGTTTCCAATCGCCTAAAGTTAATAATGGGGCGCTTTTTAGCGAAGTGACCAAATCGCTTGGCATCAACTACCTGCATCAAAGCGACGATTTTATAGATTTTAATATCCAGAAACTGATTCCGCATAAATTTTCGGAGTATACGCCGGCCGTTGCAGTGGGCGATGTAAACGGCGATGGCTTCGACGATATGGTGATAGGCGGTACCGCAAAATACCCTGCGCAACTTTTATTGCAGCAGGCTAACGGTAAGTTCATGCAGCGAAATTTACTTACCGCTATTGCATCTGCCGACCGGTACAAGGATGAGGGCCTACTTTTATTTGATGCAGATGGCGATGGTGATTTAGACCTTTACGCCGCAAGCGGTGGGTATGAGGACGAACCGGGGTCAAAATCCTACCAGGACCGGGTTTATGCTAACGATGGGAAAGGCGACTTTACCTTGCAGCCCAATGCCTTGCCCGTAAATTTCACCAGTAAATTATGCGTAAAGGCGGTAGATTATGACAAAAATGGTTCGCTGGATCTGTTTGTTTCCGGCAGGGTTGAGCCATGGAACTACCCTAAACCGGTATCTAGCTTTATTTTGCGGAACGACAGCAAAAACGGGCAGATTAAGTTTACCGATGCCACCCCCGTAGCTGCCAGGGGCCTCAATAAGATAGGGCTGGTATGCGATGCAACTTTTACAGATTATGATAACGACGGCTGGCCCGACCTGGTGATTACCGGGGAATGGATGCCGGTTACCTTTTTAAAGAACGACCACGGTGTTTTTAAAAACCAAACAGGAAATACAGGTGTAGCCGATAAACTGGGCTGGTGGAATACCATTGCCGGCGGCGATTTTGACCACGATGGAGACATCGATTATATTGTAGGTAATACCGGCACCAACACCTTTTATAAAGCCAGCGATAAGTATCCCATCTACATCACAGCCAAGGATTTTGATAACAATGGCAGCTACGATGCCATCCCTTCGGTGTTCCTGAAAGATAAAGAAGGCGTGTTACAGGAATTTCCTGCGCAAACAAGGGATGACATCATTAAGCAAATGATCAGCATGCGGATCAAGTATCAAAATTATAAGTCGTTTGCTGTTAGTACAATGGATTCCGTATTAACCCCGGAGATGCGCAAAGGGGCGATCAGATTAAAGGCGAATATGCTGGGGTCTGTTTACCTGCGCAATGACGGTAAGGGTAAGTTCACCATGATCCCGCTGCCGGCCGAGGCGCAGCTATCACAGTTGAGTGGTATAGTGATAGACGATTTTGACGGCGACGGTAACCTGGATGTGTTGCTGAACGGCAATGATTTTGGTACCGAAGTAACCACCGGCCGCTATGATGCCTTTAATGGATTGCTGCTGAAAGGGAACGGAAAAGGAGGCTTTAAACCCCTAAGTATCATGCAGAGTGGCATTTATATCCCCGGAGATGGTAAGGCCCTTGTGAAGTTGCGTAGTGCAAAAGGGAGATATTTAATAGCTGCCACGCAATATAAAGATGCGATGAAGGTATTTGAATTGAAAAGGCAGGTTAAAACTTTCAAATTGCTGCCTGCGGATATGTTTGCCACCATAAAATATAAGAACGGTACCAGCGCAAAACAGGAATTTTATAATGGGCAATCCTTCTTGTCACAGTCGGCTAGATTTTTTAATATTGATGCCTCAATGCAGTCGGTAACTATAACCGATAATGTTGGCCACAAACGAGATATACCTTTAAACTAA